Proteins encoded together in one Rubripirellula reticaptiva window:
- a CDS encoding sulfatase-like hydrolase/transferase, producing the protein MNRPLLAAVVILFSCNCQAQAPNEGSVLPFAPTPMDSVTKPRLQDSTMKWPDDPKRLPDDAPNILIVMLDDVGYGVSEAFGGEVKTPTFEKLAKEGIRYNAFHTCSICSPTRASLLTGRNHTRIGSGTIAERAVAFDGYTGIIPKTAATIAEVLKQYGYHTSAFGKWHNTPAVEITAMGPKDRWPNGYGFEHFYGFLGGETSQWEPRLVRNYDAIEPPESDPKYHLTVDMADQAIGWLDNHQAFAPDKPFMMYWAPGGVHGPHHIFPEWADKYKGKFDDGWDEYRKRVYARQLEMGVIPPGTKLTERDETLEAWVDIPENQREFQIRLMELFAGFLEHTDTQVGRVIEALEQRGLRENTLVFYIFGDNGSSSEGQRGSISELLAQNNITNTIDQQITALEKIGGIDALGSSKTDNMYHAGWAWAGGTPFKGTKLLGAYFGGTRNPMVVSWPKKIKPDSTMRNQFHHVVDIAPTIYELLDIKHPDVVNGIDQIPIDGVSLAYTFADGDAKPQKQTQFFDNNGSRAIYLDGWLACAFGPFIPWNTPASVKRIENWDSGSDQWELYDLSEDFSQANDLANVYTDKLAELKKQFLQLAQDNKGFPIGAGNWLRLHPEDRVKTKYTNWTFGQSTRRMPEFAAPGVGRQSTDVKIDIEIGDEASGVLYAVGGSGGGLTVFMDAGHLIYEYNMMIIENYSFKSAEPLPAGNHVIDISTRIDGPGEPGVVMISVDGTEMGSVSLARTVPAAFSATESFDVGIDLGSPVSSAYDERRPFEFDGTIRTLQVELK; encoded by the coding sequence ATGAATCGTCCGCTTCTTGCAGCAGTCGTCATTCTGTTTTCATGCAACTGCCAAGCCCAAGCACCCAACGAAGGCTCGGTGCTGCCGTTCGCGCCGACGCCGATGGATAGTGTCACCAAGCCGCGGCTTCAGGATTCGACGATGAAGTGGCCGGACGATCCAAAACGATTGCCGGACGACGCACCAAACATCTTGATTGTGATGCTTGACGACGTCGGCTACGGCGTCTCGGAAGCATTCGGAGGTGAAGTCAAGACTCCGACGTTCGAAAAGCTTGCCAAAGAAGGGATTCGGTACAACGCGTTTCATACTTGTTCGATTTGCTCGCCGACACGAGCTTCGCTGTTGACCGGACGTAATCACACGCGAATCGGCAGCGGGACAATTGCGGAGCGTGCCGTCGCGTTTGACGGTTACACAGGCATCATTCCCAAGACAGCCGCGACGATTGCTGAGGTGCTCAAGCAATACGGATACCACACTTCCGCGTTCGGTAAATGGCACAATACACCGGCCGTGGAGATCACAGCGATGGGGCCAAAGGACCGTTGGCCCAACGGCTATGGGTTCGAGCACTTCTACGGGTTTCTTGGTGGCGAGACATCGCAGTGGGAACCGCGGCTGGTACGAAACTATGACGCGATCGAGCCGCCGGAAAGTGATCCGAAATACCACTTGACCGTTGACATGGCCGATCAAGCGATTGGCTGGCTTGACAACCACCAAGCGTTCGCGCCCGACAAGCCGTTCATGATGTACTGGGCACCCGGCGGCGTTCACGGGCCGCACCACATCTTTCCCGAGTGGGCTGACAAGTACAAAGGCAAGTTCGACGACGGTTGGGATGAATACCGCAAGCGTGTCTACGCTCGGCAATTGGAGATGGGGGTTATCCCGCCGGGCACCAAGCTCACTGAGCGTGACGAAACGCTGGAAGCATGGGTAGACATTCCTGAAAACCAGCGAGAGTTTCAAATTCGATTGATGGAGTTGTTTGCGGGCTTTCTGGAACATACCGACACTCAGGTCGGACGTGTGATCGAGGCATTGGAACAGCGCGGCCTGCGCGAAAACACTTTGGTGTTCTACATCTTCGGTGACAATGGCAGCAGCAGCGAAGGGCAGCGAGGATCGATCAGCGAGTTGCTTGCCCAGAACAACATCACTAACACGATCGACCAACAAATCACGGCTTTGGAAAAAATCGGCGGCATCGATGCACTCGGGTCATCTAAGACCGACAACATGTATCACGCCGGTTGGGCCTGGGCAGGCGGCACTCCGTTCAAGGGGACCAAACTGCTGGGCGCGTACTTCGGCGGCACACGAAACCCAATGGTGGTTTCGTGGCCAAAGAAGATCAAACCTGACTCGACAATGCGGAATCAGTTCCACCATGTCGTTGACATCGCGCCGACGATCTATGAACTACTCGACATCAAGCATCCCGACGTGGTCAACGGGATCGATCAGATCCCGATAGACGGCGTCAGCCTCGCGTACACGTTTGCAGACGGCGATGCGAAGCCGCAAAAGCAAACACAGTTCTTTGACAACAATGGCAGCCGCGCGATCTACCTAGACGGATGGCTCGCGTGTGCGTTCGGACCGTTTATTCCTTGGAACACACCAGCCTCGGTCAAGCGAATCGAAAACTGGGACTCTGGAAGTGACCAGTGGGAGCTTTACGATTTAAGCGAAGATTTTTCGCAAGCGAATGATTTGGCAAACGTCTATACCGATAAACTGGCCGAGCTAAAAAAGCAGTTCTTGCAATTGGCCCAGGATAACAAAGGCTTTCCAATCGGCGCTGGCAACTGGCTGCGATTGCATCCGGAAGATCGCGTAAAGACGAAGTACACCAATTGGACATTCGGCCAATCGACTCGCCGCATGCCCGAGTTTGCGGCCCCCGGCGTCGGTCGGCAAAGCACTGACGTGAAGATTGACATCGAAATCGGCGACGAGGCCAGCGGAGTCCTCTATGCTGTTGGCGGCAGTGGTGGTGGTTTGACCGTTTTCATGGACGCAGGACACCTTATTTATGAATACAACATGATGATCATCGAAAATTATTCGTTCAAATCAGCGGAGCCATTGCCTGCTGGTAATCATGTGATCGACATTTCGACCAGAATCGACGGTCCTGGAGAGCCTGGCGTTGTCATGATCTCCGTCGACGGAACGGAAATGGGGTCGGTGAGCTTAGCTCGTACGGTTCCCGCTGCTTTTTCGGCAACAGAATCGTTCGACGTCGGCATCGATCTTGGTTCACCTGTTTCCTCTGCCTACGACGAGCGCCGACCGTTTGAGTTCGATGGCACCATCCGCACTCTTCAAGTCGAATTGAAGTGA